The following proteins come from a genomic window of Aspergillus oryzae RIB40 DNA, chromosome 4:
- a CDS encoding uncharacterized protein (predicted protein), which translates to MAGDDNSNRNRDSSAQSSQLWPDDDNPFVAFRRFADEQISSMLQSVTGLPSMVTAPPPDHWSIFSDDRYYKDAYTRQRRSGDGNEGDHYAGSETGASAESTDNPPSKSRWPGSDDPWQSHRTRRQTLPHDSFDIDFFFDSFFDRFWFDDRVSSRFFHPYNRPLFSSMINDESPAWPVTYLMFSPYSPLHLERQAQYRSSRERGVFSSLMSTLNLSAENDPTEPQWREAFEDLLRLENGKPMLDRDPADISKRESGKDWLQGLVKRGSLGDRFKYISGTEGRPWSTITFDSPKSTEDGRSLAEEEASTNSTKAEISWGDAETESVTELDMYDRFLADIEAREREFFKDAHESPLLRLLLEDRYRTPDNRVSSRKANWVEDTESSLDQVSGEHQKTVSETDSKPSTNTSPVETNHSVAENKHYVISTKTSTERIRLPDGSIQTKTLKTQQFADGREESNESIEVVNPLQVNREPTNPEGAPSDEKPSGWFWKGE; encoded by the coding sequence ATGGCAGGCGACGACAATTCAAACCGCAATAGAGATTCTTCCGCCCAGAGCTCTCAACTATGGCCCGATGATGACAACCCGTTCGTTGCTTTCCGTCGCTTTGCCGACGAACAGATTTCCTCCATGTTACAGTCAGTAACGGGGCTGCCGTCTATGGTCACGGCCCCGCCACCCGATCATTGGTCTATTTTCTCAGACGACAGATACTACAAAGACGCGTATACTCGCCAAAGACGAAGCGGTGACGGCAACGAAGGAGACCATTATGCAGGCTCAGAAACTGGCGCATCAGCCGAGTCGACTGATAATCCACCATCGAAGTCGCGCTGGCCAGGATCAGATGATCCTTGGCAGTCCCATCGTACCAGAAGACAGACTCTGCCTCACGACTCCTTCGATATCGACTTCTTTTTCGATTCCTTTTTCGACAGGTTCTGGTTCGATGATCGTGTTTCTTCCCGTTTCTTCCATCCGTACAATAGGCCCCTGTTCTCGAGCATGATAAACGATGAATCTCCGGCCTGGCCTGTTACCTACCTCATGTTCAGCCCTTACTCCCCTCTGCATTTGGAGCGTCAGGCACAATATCGGTCCAGTCGTGAGCGTGGAGTATTCTCGTCTCTCATGTCTACTCTGAACCTTTCTGCTGAAAATGATCCCACAGAGCCCCAGTGGCGGGAGGCTTTTGAGGATCTTTTGCGACTTGAAAACGGAAAACCTATGCTTGACAGGGACCCTGCAGACATCAGCAAGAGGGAATCGGGGAAGGACTGGCTGCAGGGGCTGGTCAAACGTGGTAGTCTTGGGGATCGTTTCAAGTACATCTCTGGAACAGAAGGCCGACCATGGTCGACTATTACGTTCGATAGTCCAAAGAGCACAGAAGATGGCCGCAGTctggctgaggaggaagCCTCGACTAATAGCACAAAGGCGGAAATTAGTTGGGGTGACGCTGAGACTGAGTCAGTAACAGAGCTAGATATGTACGACCGTTTCCTTGCGGACATTGAAGCTCGTGAGCGGGAGTTTTTCAAGGATGCACACGAAAGCCCTCTCctgcgccttcttcttgaagataGATACAGAACCCCAGATAACAGAGTATCATCACGGAAAGCAAACTGGGTTGAAGATACAGAAAGCAGCCTAGACCAGGTGTCTGGCGAACACCAGAAGACTGTTTCAGAGACAGACTCAAAACCGTCCACCAATACCTCTCCTGTGGAGACCAACCACTCGGTGGCGGAGAACAAACACTACGTCATATCCACCAAAACTTCAACAGAGCGTATCCGGCTTCCTGATGGATCGATTCAGACAAAGACCCTAAAGACTCAGCAGTTCGCAGATGGCCGGGAAGAGAGCAATGAATCTATCGAGGTGGTCAATCCTCTGCAGGTCAATCGGGAACCCACTAATCCGGAGGGAGCTCCGTCTGATGAAAAACCGAGCGGCTGGTTCTGGAAGGGTGAATAG
- a CDS encoding putative flavin dependent monooxygenase (flavin-containing monooxygenase), which produces MTISKQIRRVAVIGAGPSGLSAVKYLLAEKAFTKIDVFEKRSAVGGVWNYTPPALKQSTLVPVPQLDPNEPGDEPIWHPTADIQGPLEPAFISPIYSTLDTNIPKELMAYGDKPFPPDAQVLPKYSTVKEYLDEYAENVQDYIHLDTQVVNIKSGDSGADAWAVTTKNLRTGVGRTDTYDAVVVASGHYDVPYTPDIPGIKIWNETYPGIISHAKLYDSPEPFRGKKVIIVGGSASGIDIGSQINRLSQGEVLASQRTESYLMPSNATDKDYVPEIVEFLPPTEYKRAVRFADGRIENDIDAIVFCTGYLYSFPFLSSLDPPVITDGRRVLNTYQHLFYIHNPTLVFPVLPQRVIPLPLSENQAAVFARVWSGRLTLPDAAEMKAWEDDTVIKKGNGTAFHLLHFPLDADYMNLLYKWAGSAEPRQGLPDNGNGKQGNYWGERERWMRQLFPEIRRTFIGKGDERHKFKSIEQLGYDFEKFRKEQAHL; this is translated from the exons ATGACGATCTCAAAGCAAATCCGCCGGGTGGCTGTTATCGGTGCAGGGCCGTCAGGCCTATCTGCTGTGAA GTATCTTCTTGCAGAGAAGGCTTTCACCAAGATTGATGTTtttgagaagagaagtgcTGTCGGTGGGGTATGGAATTATACTCCACCAGCTCTCAAACAGAGCACATTGGTGCCTGTGCCGCAACTTGACCCGAACGAACCTGGCGATGAACCGATATGGCATCCCACAGCAGACATCCAGGGGCCACTAGAGCCAGCTTTTATATCGCCCATTTATAGTACATTAGATACCAACATTCCAAAGGAATTAATGGCCTACGGGGACAAGCCATTTCCCCCTGACGCCCAAGTATTGCCGAAGTACTCTACAGTGAAGGAGTATCTGGACGAGTACGCAGAAAATGTGCAAGACTATATTCACCTTGACACCCAAGTTGTGAATATCAAGTCTGGTGATTCCGGGGCAGATGCTTGGGCTGTAACAACGAAGAATTTGCGAACCGGGGTCGGCAGGACCGATACATATGATGCTGTGGTTGTGGCTAGTGGGCATTATGATGTTCCGTACACTCCAGATATACCGGGTATCAAAATCTGGAATGAGACTTATCCGGGCATTATTTCCCACGCCAAGTTGTATGACTCACCTGAACCTTTCCGCGGAAAGAAGGTGATCATTGTAGGAGGTTCTGCATCAGGAATCGATATTGGCAGCCAAATAAACAGACTGAGCCAGGGCGAAGTGCTCGCGTCCCAGCGAACAGAGTCATACTTGATGCCGTCCAACGCCACAGACAAGGATTATGTCCCAGAAATTGTGGAGTTCTTACCACCAACCGAATACAAAAGGGCGGTTCGCTTCGCTGATGGTAGGATTGAGAATGACATTGATGCAATTGTGTTCTGCACTGGCTACCTGTactctttcccctttctatcGTCACTGGACCCTCCTGTTATTACGGATGGCCGGAGGGTGCTGAACACCTACCAACATCTGTTCTATATCCACAACCCCACGCTCGTTTTCCCTGTTCTGCCCCAGAGGGTAATACCTTTGCCCTTGTCCGAGAATCAGGCTGCTGTCTTCGCTCGTGTCTGGTCTGGACGACTTACTCTACCAGACGCAGCTGAAATGAAGGCCTGGGAGGATGACACTGTCATTAAAAAGGGGAATGGAACAGCATTCCACCTTCTACATTTTCCATTGGACGCGGACTATATGAATCTACTATACAAATGGGCAGGCAGTGCTGAACCGCGCCAAGGGTTGCCCGACAACGGAAACGGTAAACAAGGCAACTACTGgggggagagggagagatggaTGCGACAGCTGTTTCCTGAGATAAGAAGAACGTTtattggaaaaggagatgagCGACACAAATTCAAAAGCATCGAGCAGCTGGGCTACGATTTTGAGAAATTTAGAAAAGAGCAGGCACATCTCTGA
- a CDS encoding NAD(+) diphosphatase (NADH pyrophosphatase I of the Nudix family of hydrolases) encodes MTSHPQIPTPAHTQAESMLSRQFGRETVNYFSSSPLNRLSFLRTEHAFLSAAIKHPSTRFVLLKDLAPLTKSPSELYYAHYTEVEKLVPETIYDKTEEETIKEYDSRKTTAQLIFLGLDESRKQDGLAWKIYTGAPFFALDVTPKGDEEQQTNSKAVISAMEEKGLSFFQSRVVMTFSADEAAIYAQSRALMDWNNRNSFCGTCGHPTLSVNSGTKRACPPTDVARVAEGKPAERPACNTRTTLSNLSFPRTDPTIIVAVLSTDAKRVLLGRSKRYPPNWYSTLAGFIEPAESVEDAVRREVWEEAGVTLSRVIIHSSQPWPYPANLMIGAIAQVSDPAHETINLSHDPELEDAKWFDVEEVEEALRIGVSALGDKAGPEYKEGGLRLPPPTAIANQLIRAAINMDLLAGDKTSKM; translated from the exons ATGACCAGTCACCCCCAGATTCCAACTCCTGCCCATACGCAAGCTGAGTCAATGCTCTCTCGACAATTTGGGAGAGAAACCGTAAATTACTTCTCCA GCTCGCCTCTAAATCGGCTCTCGTTCCTACGGACCGAGCATGCTTTCCTTTCGGCAGCTATCAAACATCCTTCCACCCGCTTCGTACTTCTGAAGGACCTTGCACCCCTTACAAAGTCTCCTTCGGAATTGTATTATGCTCACTATACTGAAGTCGAAAAGCTTGTTCCTGAGACGATTTATGATAAGACAGAAGAGGAGACAATCAAGGAATATGACTCACGGAAAACCACCGCGCAGCTAATCTTCCTTGGACTGGACGAGAGCCGTAAGCAAGATGGGCTCGCTTGGAAGATCTATACCGGTGCAcctttctttgctcttgACGTAACCCCAAAGGGGGATGAAGAGCAACAGACCAATTCCAAAGCTGTGATTAGCGCCATGGAGGAAAAggggttgagcttcttccaGTCGAGAGTGGTCATGACCTTTTCAGCTGACGAAG CTGCCATTTATGCCCAGTCCCGCGCTCTCATGGATTGGAATAACCGTAATAGCTTCTGTGGCACTTGCGGCCATCCGACGCTCTCTGTAAATTCCGGTACCAAGCGTGCCTGTCCACCTACAGACGTTGCCCGTGTCGCGGAGGGAAAACCAGCCGAACGACCTGCCTGCAACACGCGCACTACTCTTTCCAATCTCTCCTTTCCACGTACCGATCCAACAATCATTGTGGCCGTTCTTTCAACCGATGCCAAGCGGGTTCTGCTTGGTCGCTCAAAACGCTATCCGCCCAACTGGTATTCAACCCTTGCCGGTTTCATTGAACCAGCAGAGTCGGTTGAAGACGCTGTCCGGAGGGAGGTGTGGGAAGAGGCGGGTGTCACTCTTTCCCGTGTCATTATTCACTCATCTCAACCTTGGCCCTACCCAGCAAATCTCATGATTGGAGCAATCGCACAGGTTAGTGATCCTGCTCATGAAACGATCAACCTAAGCCACGATCCTGAGCTGGAAGATGCGAAATGGTTTGACGTCGAGGAAGTCGAGGAGGCTTTGAGAATAGGTGTAAGTGCGCTGGGTGATAAGGCTGGTCCGGAGTACAAAGAGGGAGGGTTGAGACTTCCGCCGCCAACTGCTATCGCGAATCAACTGATCAGAGCAGCTATCAACATGGATCTCTTGGCAGGAGACAAGACTTCAAAAATGTAG
- a CDS encoding glutamine-dependent NAD(+) synthetase (predicted NAD synthase, contains CN hydrolase domain): MGHLVTLATCSLNQWALDFEGNCERIIESIRQAKKAGATLRVGPELEITGYGVLDGFLEGDTFLHSWEMLARIIDHADCQDIVVDVGMPVRHRNVRYNCRVIFYNRKIILIRPKMWLANDGNYREMRYFTPWQRPQEIEDYYLESIVGKITGQYKVPFGDAVISTRDTCLGLETCEELFTPNGYALQLRNCDYHANIYVGLIFLMVLPVWPSLQDRPLTSPIGVEIISNSSGSHHELRKLDTRINLVTQATKLSGGIYLYANQQGCDGDRLYYDGCAMIVVNGNIVAQGSQFSLNDVEVVTATVDIEEVRTYRSSASRGMQASKQTPFVRLDLDMRLSRQNEEADPGLAPSEAIAPRYHAPEEEVALGPACWLWDYLRRSGAAGFFLPLSGGIDSCATAIIVHSMCREVIKAVSEGNEQVIKDVRRLCAEPADSTWLPTTSQEVCNRIFHTSYMGTQNSSKETRDRSKRLSTDIGSYHVDFNFDTVVTSLTNLFTMVTNFQPKFKVHGGSRAENQALQNVQARLRMVLSYLFASLLPTVRQRPGGGGLLVLASSNVDAECLRGYLTKYDASSADLNPIGSISKVDLKKFIAWSRDSFELPILHEFLNATPTAELEPITSTYVQSDEADMGVTYAELSTFGYLRKIAKLGPWSMYERLLHVWGNEYSPREIYEKTRHFFYNYAINRHKMTVLTPSYHAEQYSPDDNRHDLRQFLYPSFTWAYKKMEDSVKYWESKGWTAGKAQKKNVKAD; this comes from the exons atGGGCCACCTTGTCACTCTTGCAACATG CTCCCTTAACCAATGGGCCCTTGATTTTGAAGGCAACTGCGAACGAATTATTGAGAGTATCCGTCAGGCTAAGAAAGCTGGAGCTACTCTACGCGTCGGTCCTGAACTAGAAATCACCG GATATGGTGTTCTTGATGGATTCCTCGAGGGCGATACGTTCCTCCATTCGTGGGAGATGCTGGCTCGTATCATTGACCACGCTGACTGTCAAGACATTGTGGTGGACGTAGGTATGCCTGTTCGGCATAGGAATGTGCGATACAATTGCCG CGTGATCTTTTATAACCGCAAGATCATTCTGATTCGCCCGAAGATGTGGCTTGCGAATG ATGGAAACTATAGAGAAATGCGGTATTTTACTCCATGGCAGCGCCCCCAAGAGATTGAAGATTACTATCTTGAATCAATCGTTGGTAAAATAACAGGCCAGTATAAAGTTCCTTTCGGAGACGCAGTCATCAGCACAAGAGATACTTGTCTAGGTTTAGAGACATGCGAAGAGCTATTCACTCCTAATGGGTACGCACTTCAACTACGTAATTGTGACTATCATGCTAACATATATGTAGGCCTCATATTCCTTATGGTCTTGCCGGTATGGCCATCATTGCAAGAT AGACCACTGACCTCTCCGATAGGTGTGGAGATCATTTCCAATTCGTCAGGAAGCCATCACGAGTTAAGGAAGCTTGACACCCGTATCAACTTGGTTACGCAGGCTACGAAACTG AGTGGAGGCATTTATCTATATGCGAACCAGCAAGGCTGCGATGGTGATAGACTGTATTACGATGGCTGCGCAATGATCGTCGTCAATGGCAATATTGTGGCCCAGGGGTCTCAATTTTCCTTGAATGATGTCGAGGTTGTTACGGCTACAGTCGATATAGAAGAA GTCCGGACGTATCGTTCTAGTGCTAGTCGTGGTATGCAAGCCAGCAAACAAACACCATTTGTTCGTCTTGACCTCGATATGAGGCTCTCTCGTCAAAACGAAGAAGCTGATCCCGGCCTTGCCCCATCTGAGGCCATTGCGCCCCGCTACCACGCtcctgaagaagaagttgcaCTCGGTCCAGCTTGTTGGCTTTGGGATTACCTCCGAAGGAGTGGTGCCGCTGGATTCTTCCTTCCGCTCAGTGGTGGTATTGACAGTTGTGCTACTGCCATTATTGTACATTCGATGTGTAGAGAAGTCATCAAGGCAGTGTCAGAAGGAAATGAGCAGGTTATCAAAGATGTCCGCAGGCTGTGCGCTGAGCCTGCGGATTCCACCTGGCTTCCTACTACGAGTCAAGAAGTGTGCAA CCGCATCTTCCACACCAGCTATATGGGCACCCAAAATTCCAGTAAGGAGACAAGGGACCGGTCAAAGAGGCTTTCAACCGACATTGGATCTTATCATGTCGACTTCAACTTTGATACAGTTGTGACTTCCTTGACGAATTTGTTCACGATGGTTACCAACTTCCAGCCTAAGTTCAAGGTTCATGGTGGTAGTCGGGCAGAAAATCAAGCGCTACAGAACGTTCAAGCCCGCTTAAGAATGGTGCTTTCGTACTTGTTTGCATCCTTGCTTCCTACAGTCCGGCAGCGACCAGGTGGAGGCGGACTGCTTGTCCTGGCATCATCAAATGTAGATG CAGAATG TTTGCGTGGCTATTTAACTAAATACGATGCCAGTAGCGCAGAT TTGAACCCAATTGGCTCTATCAGCAAAGTCgacttgaagaaattcatcgCCTGGTCTCGGGATTCGTTTGAATTGCCTATTCTTCACGAATTCCTGAATGCCACCCCAACTGCCGAGCTGGAACCGATAACATCCACGTACGTCCAGTCAGACGAAGCGGACATGGGTGTAACGTACGCTGAGTTGTCCACTTTCGGCTACCTGCGTAAGATCGCGAAACTAGGACCTTGGTCCATGTACGAAAGATTGCTCCATGTGTGGGGTAATGAGTACAGCCCGCGCGAGATATATGAGAAAACCCGTCATTTCTTCTACAATTATGCCATTAACCGTCATAAGATGACCGTACTTACCCCTAGTTATCATGCGGAACAGTACTCTCCTGATGATAACAGGCATGACCTCCGACAGTTCTTGT ACCCCTCTTTTACATGGGCAtacaagaagatggaagacaGTGTCAAGTACTGGGAATCAAAAGGGTGGACTGCTGGAAAagcacagaagaagaacgtcAAGGCAGACTAG
- a CDS encoding uncharacterized protein (predicted protein), with protein sequence MGCDTDTWPLLVSGCSFITSLSAWYSSCASTESSSTCSLLVLPLSESSSTACPALCCSPFARPRSSSIISPPVSSNSCSSSEFSSDQFSSSSSSELSELSERLDLREPSSEADVSGSDDSISCVLASSLDVVMGTMTSGCTFFMAGGWVGVSILIWSDTISDSAPSPYSSSYISSASSPSSCSPSSSSSFSSSSSSSSSSSSSSSSYHPSSSSHSASKSSLSISSLSASPSLSSLDSPSLSFLSHLFSPS encoded by the exons ATGGGCTGTGATACTGACACCTGGCCCCTTTTGGTTTCGGGTTGTTCTTTCATTACTTCGTTGTCAGCTTGGTATTCCTCATGTGCATCAACCGAGTCCTCATCCACCTGCTCGCTCCTCGTACTTCCATTGTCAGAGAGCTCGTCTACAGCATGCCCGGCTCTTTGCTGTTCGCCATTCGCTCGTCCAcgttcatcctccatcatctctcCTCCAGTCTCATCTAACAGCTGCTCATCTTCCGAGTTTTCATCAGACCAAttttcgtcctcttcatcctctgaGCTTTCTGAGTTATCTGAACGTCTTGATCTTAGGGAGCCCTCTTCGGAAGCAGATGTTTCAGGTTCGGATGACTCAATCTCCTGTGTACTGGCTTCATCTCTTGACGTGGTCATGGG AACGATGACTTCCGGGTGCACATTCTTCATGGCAGGTGGCTGGGTAGGCGTATCAATACTCATTTGGTCCGATACGATCTCAGATTCAGCACCATCACCGTATTCATCTTCGTACATATCCTcggcttcttcgccttcttcctgttctccgtcttcctcttcttctttttcttcttcttcttcttcttcttcttcctcctcctcctcctcttcttcgtaccatccctcttcatcatcccatTCAGCTTCTAAGTCGtccctttccatctcctcgttGTCTGCATCTCCTTCCCT cTCTTCTTTAGATTCAccttcactttctttcctttcccatttATTCTCTCCTTCATGA